In Candidatus Omnitrophota bacterium, the following are encoded in one genomic region:
- a CDS encoding ROK family protein, with the protein MAFKDDILRSDRFTEKERRNLAILDIIRRKREVSRAEISKITHLNIVTISNYVDDYISKTLVLEKGLDVSTGGRRPELLELNAKYGYAMGIDLGAPHITEDSCVCGVILDVSGKIVARAKRKKEREPQDRLIEKVKDLAQELLSVSKIQAAKIKGIGIGIWGVLDRHKGTVRYAVETGEVFSYTTLQSVLEREFEVPTLVEHDATAGALGEKWVGLGLASEAENILYICSDSSCGMILNGEIYYGASKSAGELNLNPPIPDSKEETCWSKYDHGCGFRSRGIDLGIQSRAMAYFEKNRSSDSRILALAKNDPSNITLGMVIEASKSNDKVARELLVEAGNYLGLKISFLVNLFNPDAVVIGRGIERCGEIFISAVRVSIKKWAYEESLKIAKVVPTSLGEDSIACGASALVMQQVFARI; encoded by the coding sequence ATGGCGTTTAAAGATGATATCTTGCGAAGTGACCGTTTTACCGAGAAGGAACGACGAAACCTGGCCATCCTCGATATCATAAGGCGCAAGAGAGAGGTCTCGAGGGCCGAGATATCGAAGATAACCCACCTCAACATAGTCACGATATCTAATTACGTCGATGACTACATCTCCAAAACGCTCGTACTGGAGAAAGGGCTCGATGTCTCTACGGGGGGACGCAGGCCGGAGCTCCTCGAGTTGAACGCAAAGTACGGTTACGCCATGGGCATCGATCTGGGGGCCCCTCATATTACGGAGGATTCCTGTGTCTGCGGGGTCATACTCGATGTCTCCGGAAAGATAGTGGCGAGGGCGAAGCGGAAGAAGGAGAGAGAGCCGCAGGACCGGCTCATCGAAAAGGTTAAGGACCTTGCTCAGGAGCTCCTGAGCGTATCCAAGATACAGGCAGCTAAAATAAAGGGTATAGGCATCGGCATATGGGGGGTCCTGGACAGGCATAAAGGGACAGTCCGCTACGCCGTTGAAACGGGAGAGGTCTTCAGCTATACGACGCTCCAATCGGTCCTCGAAAGGGAGTTCGAGGTCCCGACCCTTGTCGAGCACGACGCTACTGCGGGTGCGCTCGGCGAGAAGTGGGTCGGGTTGGGGCTTGCGTCGGAAGCGGAGAACATCCTCTATATATGTTCCGATTCCAGCTGCGGCATGATACTGAACGGCGAGATATATTACGGCGCGTCCAAAAGCGCCGGCGAGCTTAACCTGAACCCTCCGATCCCCGACTCAAAAGAGGAGACGTGCTGGTCCAAGTATGATCATGGGTGCGGTTTCAGGTCGCGCGGCATAGACCTCGGCATACAGTCGCGCGCAATGGCCTATTTTGAAAAGAACAGGTCTTCGGATTCCAGGATACTGGCGCTGGCGAAGAACGATCCGTCCAATATAACGCTTGGCATGGTCATAGAGGCGTCTAAATCGAACGATAAGGTGGCCAGGGAGCTTCTCGTCGAAGCGGGAAATTACCTGGGTTTGAAGATATCGTTCCTGGTAAACTTGTTCAACCCGGATGCGGTAGTGATAGGCAGGGGCATCGAGCGGTGCGGGGAGATATTCATCAGTGCCGTGAGGGTCAGCATAAAGAAGTGGGCATACGAAGAGTCGCTCAAGATAGCGAAGGTCGTGCCTACGAGTTTAGGCGAAGATTCCATAGCGTGCGGGGCCTCGGCGCTGGTCATGCAGCAGGTATTTGCGAGAATATAA
- a CDS encoding extracellular solute-binding protein, protein MKRFLVISAVCFLLLNGCAKKESATAKKEIGIVMWLIGSEDQALTIRELAEEFYKKTGIRVRCDAISWGNAHSKYLTSIAGGVAPDIGTMGLTWGAEFGSLGSMVDLQKAYPGEVNGIKGSVFPGLWGAIEYRGKVYGIPFDMTEYVMYYRTDMVREVPQDWNGLTALLDELNKSGKGMIFDWGSLSWIGYSPFLWQAGGDYYSEDHSRVTVDSPEAVSAIKFFSELYLNHGVPKTKIPLEQGMRTGDFPIAISGNWKISDLHLSAPEIAGRWAIATLPKGPTGKGTAFIGGRIMGIFEQSRNRAAAWEFIKFLFSPEIQARLYEAALAKQDTYLPPSINGWEMINMDPQFKKVLVSQAYDAKGPPAVVNWDSCSKYVDEAIQKIILRSADPKKELERAKQEMERVSKR, encoded by the coding sequence ATGAAAAGATTCTTAGTAATTTCAGCGGTATGTTTTCTTTTGTTAAACGGATGCGCAAAGAAGGAATCTGCCACTGCGAAGAAAGAAATTGGGATCGTGATGTGGCTTATCGGCTCAGAAGACCAGGCGCTGACGATAAGAGAGCTGGCCGAAGAGTTTTATAAAAAGACCGGTATAAGGGTAAGGTGCGATGCCATATCATGGGGTAACGCGCACTCTAAGTATCTCACGTCGATAGCGGGAGGCGTCGCGCCCGATATAGGGACTATGGGGCTCACCTGGGGGGCCGAGTTCGGCAGCCTCGGCTCCATGGTCGATCTTCAAAAGGCCTATCCCGGCGAAGTGAATGGTATAAAAGGATCTGTATTTCCCGGCCTGTGGGGTGCCATAGAGTATAGAGGCAAGGTCTACGGCATACCGTTCGATATGACCGAATATGTAATGTACTACCGGACCGATATGGTCCGGGAGGTCCCGCAGGACTGGAATGGACTTACGGCGCTTCTTGACGAGCTCAATAAGAGCGGAAAGGGCATGATCTTCGATTGGGGCTCATTGAGCTGGATAGGGTATTCGCCTTTTTTATGGCAGGCAGGCGGGGATTACTACAGCGAAGATCATTCCAGGGTCACGGTGGATTCTCCCGAAGCGGTGAGCGCGATAAAGTTTTTTTCGGAACTCTACCTGAATCATGGTGTACCCAAGACGAAGATCCCGCTTGAGCAGGGTATGAGGACCGGCGATTTCCCGATAGCCATATCCGGTAACTGGAAGATAAGCGACCTTCATCTTTCGGCTCCCGAGATAGCCGGCAGATGGGCCATAGCCACTCTCCCCAAAGGTCCTACGGGCAAGGGTACCGCATTCATAGGCGGCAGGATAATGGGCATATTTGAGCAGTCCAGGAACAGAGCGGCCGCATGGGAATTCATAAAGTTCCTCTTCAGCCCTGAGATACAGGCAAGGCTATACGAAGCGGCGCTGGCCAAACAGGATACATATCTGCCTCCCAGCATCAATGGCTGGGAGATGATCAATATGGATCCGCAATTTAAGAAAGTGCTGGTATCGCAGGCCTATGACGCCAAGGGGCCGCCGGCCGTCGTAAACTGGGACTCATGCTCGAAATACGTAGATGAGGCGATACAAAAAATTATTTTGCGATCGGCGGACCCCAAGAAAGAATTGGAGAGGGCAAAACAGGAGATGGAGAGGGTCAGCAAACGGTAG